The following nucleotide sequence is from Penicillium digitatum chromosome 5, complete sequence.
GCCATTGACAATCTCCTGTTTGAAGATACCATAGCGGTAACGCAGTCCGTATCCCCAGGCAGGGTAGTTCAGCGTGGCCATACTGTCCAAGAAGCACGCCGCCAGACGTCCCAGACCACCGTTACCCAATGCTGCATCGTGCTCCTGGTTGATGACGTCCTCGACGCGGAACCCAAGATCGCTCAATCCATCTATTATCATTAGCGTTAGTTCATATGACCGATCCTCTCGAAGCTTACCTCGAGCAACATCCTTCAAGCCAACGTTCAGCATAGCATTGTCCAATGTACGTCCCATGAGGAACTCAAGCGACAAATCTACCCCATCAATTAGCCGTTGTCTTCTCCCAGCGGGCTAGACACATACAGTAGACTCGCTTCTGATCGGTAAAAGTCTGACGCTGCTGAGTCTTGTTCCACTCAATGATCAATCGGTCTCTAAACGCAAGCGCGGTTCCCGAGTATGCGGCCCTACAGAATGTCCCAGGTCAGCAAGCACCGCTTGACTCAAAGGATACCAAGCCCGTACAACTCATCGCAATTATACAGTGAGCGAGCGAGGGTCGTTTCGATATGGCGCACGAGATCTTTCTGCGGGAGGCGTTAAACCCATTGTATCAAGTATGAACGCATCTCGAACTCACCTCGAATTCCTCTTTGGTAGTGAATTCAGTCGCCGACTAAATTGACTCGAGGCATTAGCTATTCAATCTGGAATTTCCGTTTCATCTCCACACACATATTTCCTCCAGCTGTATGATTCTGGTCAGTCCAACCATAAGACAATACTCAGTCAGACAGGTACTCACGCCTCTCGTAGTGGCTCAGGAATGCTGGCTTCAACATTCTTAATCTCGGCAGGCCCAAGGCCGGTGAATGTGCGCTTGTGCTTGGGACGACTGAATCCTGGACCGACAGGACCCTGGAGATCGGCAATAGGAGCTCCTACGGAAGGTCTTCGTTCCCGACGAGGTTGCTGTTGAACCAGTTCAGTCGGTGCAACCGGATCCGAGACGGTTGACATCATGAAAAGCGGAAAGGAGGAAGTTGGAATTTAAGAAAGCTGTAATTCTGGACAAAGTacaccagaaaaaaaaaattgactGGCAGGTACAACGGCTACTttaaaagagaaaagagggGAAAGGGCCAAGTCCATGTCATGACTTTTGGAGTAACATCAATTCTTTTTTTAGTTTTGATCCATTTCGGGGAGTTTAGGGGAGTTCAAATGATTTTAGTCCATCTTGCAGCCTGTTTCTGGTCAAGTCAGTGTCATCTCTCGACTATATTGTATACTTCCTTGACGGTACAGGTCCGTGCAAGTATACCTCTCACATCATGCCATTTCTAAGTTTCGTCTCCAAGACATTGCCAGGCTCTCAAAGCCAATATAAATTCCCCCACTAGATCCCGACTCTTCGGCTCCAGTGTATCGGCTCCACAATCATCTCCGGAATCATCTCCAGGCCAATTAAGTCTCTACGCCATTTTCATACTGCGTGATTATCATCCCTCCGAGCTTGCCGGATGCCAACAAACCCTGATACCCCCACCAGGACCCAATTCACAGACGCATCATACCGTGCGTCGAGGCCCCAGTGCGTATCATGACCTGATCAATCTGAGGTAAGTACCCAAACGCATTACTCGATGGTAGACACGATGGTATTTGCTCTTGTGGGGGGGGCTTCAGTCTCCGGGGCCTCTCAGACTCTGTTGTCAGGAAAATCGTTAGTAGTGGGGCGTGGTGGCTGCTATGATGTGGGTGGCTGTGTGATGGGATAAGATGCAAGAGAGCTTTGGTTGGGAGACGGCAGGTCGGGGGATTATTGCCCATGACTTGATGATAACGAAGAGGGATGTTGTAGGTTCGTTGGGAGAGTGATCGAAATATCTTCCCTGGATTTCTGGGCTTCTCGCTTCCGTCGCCCCCTTTTCTTATACTTCTACACTAGAGATCAATAGAAGCTCTGAGTGGGCTATCCAAGTGCTAGAGCTTCTCACGACTACCATCTACACTTAGCACATCTACGGCAAACAGGATGCAGAAACCAAAGTAGATTCGAATGGGAGAATTGATTTATCGAGGCTCAGCTATGCATAAAAAAGCCTGGGCTACGTCCCAATCCCCAACTCCGTACTACCCCAATTAGAGCTCCGGGGGATCATGAGCTGGCACATGGCCCAGGCTCAGTAACCCCGGTACCGGTCTATGCAAGATAGATAAGAGTCCTCGGAGCGTGAAAACAAAAACGCTGGAGGACAACCTAGCAATAATGAATaaagacaaagaaatcaGAGAGCATCAGGCGTGGAAGCGCTTAGAATCGTGGGTTGATGGTGAAGTGacaggagaaagaaaagacaaaCACAGAGAAAGGAAAATTGGAAAAGAGGAATTAGCGGGAGTAAATATCAGAGACATAGCAATGTCGAAAATAGGAAGACCACCATGGTATACATGAGGGATTGGAAAAAGGCCTCGAGACAAGGTATTGGAAAAACAAAAACGTAGGATATAGTGAAGGCAACCGTGGAAACAGAAAGCCCATTAAGTAGGCTGGTGTGTACCCCGTTGGGATGATCGAGTCCACGAAAAGAAAGTCCGGAATGTGTTCTGGCCCGCTACCGGGGTTCTGGCCCGGTGGCATCCTCGGGGTTGTCATACACTCATTCCGGGGCTTTATCAAGAGGGAAAAGGCACATGGAACAGGAACTGTAGCATAGTGGACTTTCCCGAACATGCTACCGAGACCTTTATGGAACATCGACCCATGTTAAATAGAGGGAAACCGCATTAAGTACCAAATGGAATGTCCTAGACCAGAGCCAGCGCCTGGGAAATCAGCCGAAAAAGCCATTAAGGCGCCATCAACGCCTGCAGCTCGTCAAAAGTAAAGGAAGGAAAAAGACGAAAAGGGTATGGTATGAGAGGTCGTTGGAAAACTGTTCAGGCAGTCTCCTGAAGAGGCGAATCAATGGAACACCGAGGGCGACGTTGAGAATAGGGACGGTGTGAGGTCGTAAGGTTGGATTGGAGGGAAAAGTACGCATAAGCACCTGAGGACATTTGTGTGACTGGGTCCTTGGGATAAATTTGCGCGGCTATAGAATACCTGAGTCTTTCAAGGCATTCTGCAGGATAGTCTCTTTGACTGCTGCGAAGACCAAGCGGATATTCGAGGTATCAGTCGCTTGTGTGAGACTGAAGGGGAATAAGAAGTGGTTAGAAATCACGGTGGGTGGGAACTGATACAGTTGGGATCATGTGGAACTCACTGTGGGTATAGGTTCAAGTGTGCTCGGTTCACCTGGTTGAATCGCCAGAGCAGGTACTTGGCGGCACGGTGCACGTCGTTGCCGCCCGAGTAATCGGGGAAGTAGTTGCTCAACGGCGATCTAGGCAGTTTCAAGCGAAACAAATCGACTTTGTTCAGGAACAGGATGATGCTTGTTCGCATAAACCACCGAGAGTTGACCACGGAGTCGAAGAGAACCAAACTTTCCATCATACGATTCTGCGGGGTCTGTCAACTCCGATATAATGTGCTCGGTGGATTCAGTTGTCTTACCTGATTACTTTCTTCCAGTAGTACTTGATCATATTCACTGAGCGCAACGCAAAAGATTATGGACGTCACGTTTTCGAAGCAATGGATCCACTTCTTTCGTTCACTGCGCTGGCCGCCCACATCAAACATGCTGTCACGGGTTAGAGATATCCCAAATCGTGGGTGCCGAAAACAAGTTCCACGTACTGTATGCTCAATTGGCCCATTGTGAAACGTGTCTCGTAGATACCGGTGGTCTTCGTTCTTGCTCGGAGTACATCTGAAACATCCGGGACGTAATTGGGGGCCGTTATCCGTTTCGCTTCCTCGAAGAAACTAATCACGGGTTAGAATTCGGCCTTGGGATCAAAGACGGAAGGATGGGTGGCCTTACTATGGTGCCGAGTCCATCAGATAAAACTCATTCTGATGTTCCAAAACTGTTGATGTACATGGGTCGTTCCAGAGATATGTGATGGCATCGCCGATTTTCGAATCAAGCGCAGTGTTGGGATCCGGATCCACGTTGTACTCTTCCAGAAATGAAATGTAGTCCTGCACCTTCTGGCTGGACGGTTCAAGCTGGAGATAGTGATATGCTCCAATGAGGGCTTTTGCGCAATCCAGGAGGTTCTTGTACACGGTTAATCGATACAGCGCAAGTTCTTCCACGGTGTAACCATTCTGGTGGATGATCTTCATCTGTTTTACGATCGTTGATTTGCCGCTTTCTCCTGATCCTGAGTTTGAAGTCAGCCAACCACCAGCTCTCCAAGCGAGCACCGGAGTACCTACCCAAAAGAAGGATCTTGCATTCTCTTCGTAGCCGCCTAGAATCTTCTTCTAGCCTACGGTCAATCTGTTGGCTTCGCTTTTTCTGTTCCACGTCCCCTACGGACTCCGAGCTGAAACATGACCCCATTGCAAAATCTTCAGTGACCCAGACCAGCAGGTAGGAGACTCATCAACCGCGCGCAAGAACAGACTGTGCCGGTCAAAACGGCCGGAGCCTTCGCTTGAGAAGATTGCCAAGCGCCACGCACGGGGAATGATCAGCGGGACCCGGTATGGAGATGGATGTGCGTGATATCGGAACCGCTTTCAATGGGAGCAACTGTTGCAAAGATGTCAAGGCGAGAGGTAAAGGTTGAAGGAATTGCGACAAGTGAGTTTGGAAGGAGAGTCGTGGAGTTCGGGTATAGCGGTTAGGACGGGGGCGGACGGGAGATGGGGAAACGCGGAGAGTCAGGGATGAGTTGGGATGAGCCGTTAAGATGTAAAGAGTGATAAAGGTAAGAGTACAGAGTAGAGTAAGGGGAATTAAAAAGTGTCAAGAGAACTGTTCAAAGAATCAGAGAGTGTCAGTGCAACCATCGTCATGCTGGGGGAGTGGAGATGACTTTGGGGAGAGAGGGTAAGAAATGTAAGAAACCTGTACGGCTCAGCTTACATTTGGTAAGAAATGTAATACCTGTATTTCACctgttttctttctttttctttctttgggTGGTGAGAGCTTACATTATTCCCATTTCAAGGTTGCTCTGGGTCTCTATTCGAGCTTCTTGTAATATCAGGGCATTTACCTTTATTTTTTAGATTAAAGATACACCTAATTAGCCATGTATCATGTAGGTAAAAAAGGAAAACCTGGGGGAAATTAGGCACGTTCTTCTGTCGGATCTCACCTGTAGGTAATGATTTAGTACCAAATTCTCCTAATTTTCGCCCGGGCAAAAATCACAGTCACAAATTGTAAGACTGACACTCCTATAAAAGAACACTGTTAAAGCGAGAAACGATAAAAACTGCCCGAGGGTTCTAATCTAACGGGGCGCCACCAGATGACCGTCTGTGCAATCATGCGTTCTTGTCCCCTATCAGTTGTTCAGAATGGTCGATCAAAATTTTCCTGTCTAGATTTACCGCAAATCTCGAATACCAATCTCTGACCAGGAGttctgtactccgtactccattTCATACTCTTTCAGCCCACTCTAGAGCTTTAAAGTGGAGCGTGACGAAAAATGGATGGCTGCCTCAGGCACACAGGCGGGGCTGTGTGGCAGGTCACCGGTGTGTGTCTGACATCTACCAACTCCGTACAACAGCGGGACACTCTCCATTAATGTATTTCCTTCTATCGGATCTGAATCTGCTTTCATCTGAACTACATGTCACTTTCATGTGCGATTGGCTTATCTCGGACATGTGGTGAAGCCGGGCACTGACCCCTTCTCTCCTCAGAACCAATTAAGCCTTGTGGGCAGATAGGGGTACAGGCAAAATCAAGGCCTGGGAAAGTGCTTTGGTAGTCTTGATCTTATCAACACCTCGGGAATGCGACGTGAAGGTAATTATCAGGCATCTCGAAGAGTCACTCTATGCGGAGATATATATTTCCCAGGAATTTTACAGGAATTCTACCGGCTTACGGAACGTGCTTCCTATGCTTAGATAACCTTGATCCTCCGAAAATGAAAAGTGTAATGTGAGATGCACTTCTGTCCAGTTGCAACCACATCATTCAAGGTCTTTGTTACATGTCTGTAGGTGTATTTCAAGCAGGAGCGTGGCAGGCATTGTTTCACATATCTTAGCCGCCGAATTTGCATCCACATTGAACGATGATAGGACCCGAAGACCCGTTGAAACTGATATCCAAGCCAAGGTCTCTGGGTGATTTGCTTTTAGGGTTATATTGTACACGGCTATCACGGTTGGGTGCAGAGTCCGGGTCCTTGATATAAACTGATATAAACTGATATAAACTGATATAAACTGTGTAATGTATGATGTGTGATTTATGGTTTGGAAGTTGGCGTTGTAAAACCATCAAGACCACACCACAGAAGATCGGAGCTGAGCTAGATAGGAAGGAATATTTAATTGGATAGTGGTTGTGTTAGGGTGTGCCCTTGTTCTGGACCTGGGAGCCCCTCTTGTACAACAATGTTACTCGGCACAGTCTATCGGATCCATCAGAGCATTATAGAGGAAGCTACGATCCAGCTTATATACACGTGAGATTGATGAACCTCCAATCCTTATCATGTCCGCTTTAAGGAGATTCAAGATGAGGGGCTGTACTGTGACCTGCCAAGGTTCTAACAAAAAAGGCCCAAGAAATCTCCATATACTTGTTCTTGGGCGAGTTACGTGCCGAAAAATACAAAGTACTATAGGTAGTAGATAAACCCTTCTTGAATTAATCTGTATAGAAGTGGTATACTCTGTTTCAAGAACATCAAGTAACAATGTGGTTCAAGGGAAATATCTCCGGGGATAAGACCGGGGTCTGGGCCGCGTTGTTGTGGAGCGAGAGCAACCTTGCAACCTTGCACGTTCACACAATCAACAGCACATAGAGTAGGATTTATTGTATAAGAGTTGCCCAATGTATACTTTTCTATGTGTCTGAAGTGAACCAATACAGTAGGACATGTAAATACTGCAACTCTCTCCCAATATctgctaaaaaaaaagaaaatcccaTCTCATCTACCTAGCTTCAAGCTGCTGAGTCATCAACATTAAACCGGGCTTCGCCAACGTCATCGGCCTTGTTTTCTGCGCTTTTCACCCAGTCCCTTCCCCACACCTGTTGCCAACACACTTGCTTTCTTTGCGACCCCTTTCTTCTGGCACTTATCTTTTTTGAAAAACTTcatcttttctctctttcgtCTTTGAAACTGAGGTTGTTATTAGAAACTCTCTCTTTCCCCGTTTATCTGTAAACCCCACCTTCCATCATGGCGGAATTCGTGCGTGCCCAGATTTTCGGCACCACCTTTGAGATCACTAGCCGGTTCGCAATGCCCTGTTCTGCTCCATTTACTATGAGCGTTTCAGCAGGCGCAGCCAGAGGAATCTCTGTGCTAACTGAATTTCTAGGTATACGGAGCTGCAGCCGGTGGGAATGGGTGCCTTCGGACTGGTCTGGTATGTTGCATTCTGTGTCGCACAAGATGTTTCCAAGTCCAGGTTTATACTAACTAGGCCATTAATACAACAGTTCTGCCAAAGACGAATTGACTGCGCAGCCAGTTGCAGTGAAAAAAATCATGAAACCCTTCAGTACCCCCGTTCTGTCCAAACGAACTTATCGGGAGCTGAAGCTGCTCAAACATCTCCGTCATGAGAACGTCCGTACTCTATTAATTGCATTGAGCATAATTTTTTGCTGACACTCTGCAGATTATCAGCTTGAGTGACATTTTCATTTCGCCTTTGGAAGACATGTATGTCCCCCTCATCTGCAAGGCGGGGTTAAACAGTGTAAACTAATGCCCGCAGCTACTTCGTCACCGAACTTCTGGGAACTGACCTCCACCGACTTCTTACTTCGCGACCCCTTGAAAAGCAATTCATTCAGTACTTCCTATACCAAATTCTGGTAAGATTTCCACGGGAACAATATCCGGGACGCTAGAATCTGACCTGTTGATAGCGTGGCTTGAAATATGTCCACTCCGCCGGTGTAGTCCACCGGGATTTGAAACCTAGTAACATCCTAATTAACGAGAACTGTGATCTGAAAATCTGCGACTTTGGC
It contains:
- a CDS encoding Fungal G-protein, alpha subunit codes for the protein MGSCFSSESVGDVEQKKRSQQIDRRLEEDSRRLRRECKILLLGSGESGKSTIVKQMKIIHQNGYTVEELALYRLTVYKNLLDCAKALIGAYHYLQLEPSSQKVQDYISFLEEYNVDPDPNTALDSKIGDAITYLWNDPCTSTVLEHQNEFYLMDSAPYFFEEAKRITAPNYVPDVSDVLRARTKTTGIYETRFTMGQLSIHMFDVGGQRSERKKWIHCFENVTSIIFCVALSEYDQVLLEESNQNRMMESLVLFDSVVNSRWFMRTSIILFLNKVDLFRLKLPRSPLSNYFPDYSGGNDVHRAAKYLLWRFNQVNRAHLNLYPHLTQATDTSNIRLVFAAVKETILQNALKDSGIL